A window from Symphalangus syndactylus isolate Jambi chromosome 22, NHGRI_mSymSyn1-v2.1_pri, whole genome shotgun sequence encodes these proteins:
- the CORT gene encoding LOW QUALITY PROTEIN: cortistatin (The sequence of the model RefSeq protein was modified relative to this genomic sequence to represent the inferred CDS: deleted 1 base in 1 codon) produces the protein MYRHKNSWRLGLKYPPSSKEETQVPKTLISGLPGRKSSSRVGEKFQSAHKMPLPPGLLLLLLSGVTSTAALSLEGGPTGPDSEHMQEAAGIRKSSLLTFLAWWFEWTSQASAGPLIGEEAQEVARRQEGTAPQQSARRDRTPCRNFFWKTFSSCK, from the exons ATGTATAGACAC AAAAACAGCTGGAGATTGGGCTTAAAATACCCACCAAGCTCCAAAGAAGAGACCCAAGTCCCCAAAACATTGATTTCAGGGCTGCCAGGAAGGAAGAGCAGCAGCAGGGTGGGAGAGAAGTTCCAGTCAGCCCACAAGATGCCGTTGCCCCCcggcctcctgctgctgctgctctccgGGGTCACGTCCACCGCTGCCCTGTCCCTGGAGGGCGGCCCCACCGGCCCAGACAGCGAG CATATGCAGGAAGCGGCAGGAATAAGGAAAAGCAGCCTCCTGACTTTCCTCGCTTGGTGGTTTGAGTGGACCTCCCAGGCCAGTGCCGGGCCCCTCATAGGAGAGGAAGCCCAGGAGGTGGCCAGGCGGCAGGAAGGCACAGCCCCCCAGCAATCCGCGCGCCGGGACAGAACGCCCTGCAGGAACTTCTTCTGGAAGACCTTCTCCTCCTGCAAATAA